One Calditrichia bacterium DNA window includes the following coding sequences:
- a CDS encoding four helix bundle protein: MAFDDFRKMNVWQLSVKLVKQIYSLTNSFPADERFGLISDMRRAANSIAHNIAEGFGRYEPKDKTRFYKISRGSCFEIMSQIFVSKELGFIQSDEIIWQITEDCKKIIEELNAIIKTLETRKF, from the coding sequence ATGGCGTTTGATGATTTTCGTAAAATGAATGTTTGGCAATTATCTGTCAAATTGGTGAAACAGATTTATTCACTTACTAATTCTTTTCCTGCAGACGAACGATTTGGTTTGATTTCGGATATGCGGCGTGCAGCAAATTCAATTGCCCATAATATTGCCGAAGGTTTCGGCAGATACGAACCAAAGGACAAAACCAGGTTTTATAAAATTTCACGGGGAAGTTGTTTTGAAATCATGAGCCAAATATTTGTTTCCAAAGAACTTGGATTCATTCAATCTGATGAAATTATTTGGCAAATTACTGAGGATTGCAAAAAAATTATCGAAGAATTAAACGCAATCATAAAAACCCTCGAAACCCGAAAGTTTTAA
- a CDS encoding polysaccharide deacetylase family protein — protein sequence MGGLPIQYLSDIYGFSSEKPNLLRVLTYHRIGHPDETPHLEPRQISASTENFAAQMAFLRQNYRVLSMPEVLEHIESGRQLPDRSVLITFDDACLDVKSNAHPVLKKLNLTATVFVPTAYPGHPERAFWWDDLYRAVVLTDRRSYPNSPIGSLSLDSLENRLQHLKSLQNYVKTLSHDELLETVLRIAGDLGNKPKAVKTVLDWDELRELAGEGVLNFGAHTRTHPILTQATLSQAHDEISGSLYDLRREIPESLPVFAYPNGNCSPEILEIMHEEGYKLAFTTEDGINNLNTANPLLLRRINITRRTSLKLFRLRLQRWFSAVDVYRHQ from the coding sequence ATGGGCGGTTTGCCAATCCAATATTTGTCGGATATTTACGGATTTTCATCGGAAAAGCCGAATTTGCTGCGGGTGCTGACCTATCACCGCATCGGTCATCCGGATGAAACGCCGCATCTGGAACCGCGCCAGATCAGCGCATCGACAGAAAATTTTGCCGCGCAGATGGCGTTTTTGCGCCAGAATTATCGGGTGCTTTCGATGCCGGAGGTGCTCGAACATATCGAAAGCGGTCGGCAGTTGCCCGATCGATCGGTGCTGATCACTTTTGACGACGCCTGTCTGGATGTGAAATCAAACGCCCATCCGGTGTTGAAAAAACTAAACTTAACTGCGACCGTTTTTGTGCCGACGGCTTATCCGGGTCACCCGGAGCGGGCATTTTGGTGGGACGATTTGTATCGGGCAGTAGTGCTGACCGACCGCCGTTCGTATCCAAATTCCCCGATCGGCTCGCTGTCCCTCGATTCGCTGGAAAATCGATTACAGCATCTCAAATCGTTGCAAAATTATGTCAAAACGCTGTCGCACGATGAATTACTGGAAACCGTTTTGCGAATTGCCGGCGATCTCGGCAACAAACCAAAAGCGGTAAAAACGGTGCTCGATTGGGACGAGCTGCGCGAACTTGCCGGCGAAGGTGTTCTCAATTTTGGCGCGCACACCCGAACACATCCAATTCTCACACAGGCGACGCTTTCGCAGGCACACGATGAAATCAGCGGATCGCTGTATGATTTGCGGCGGGAAATTCCGGAATCGCTGCCAGTTTTTGCCTATCCGAACGGCAACTGTTCCCCGGAAATTTTGGAAATAATGCACGAAGAAGGCTACAAACTGGCCTTCACCACCGAGGATGGCATCAACAATTTGAACACGGCAAATCCGCTGCTGCTCCGGCGCATCAACATCACCCGGCGCACCTCGCTGAAACTGTTCCGGCTGCGGTTACAACGCTGGTTTTCGGCGGTGGATGTGTATCGGCATCAATGA
- a CDS encoding glycosyltransferase family 4 protein, translated as MESKILNSTRPTSATSEMVDTVAYTMSRFPKLTETFILYEMIALEEAGVRVELFPLLKENQDVHHQEVAKWMERAHFYPFISGRIIAANLRYLIKKPITYLRTIFEVLFGTISSLNFFFGALGVLPKSVLFAQEMEKLGVKHLHCHFCTHPAIAGLILFRLAGIPFSFTAHGSDLHVDQTMLGKKIAAAKRAVTISNFNKEVMVSASGESLRDKIDVIHCGVDPDLFQCHDRNREPGAPFQILCVASYEEVKGHKFLVDACKILNDRGVPFRCHLVGYGPLREQVEQQIGDLGLSEYFEIHGGLPRHKVLEMHALADVLILPSVPTKSGKKEGIPVVLMEGMSSCLPVVSSKISGIPELVQDGVSGILVEPKNAAAIADALQRLHENPELRQQMGTAGREFVRREFDLKKNARKLFGVFRKEILV; from the coding sequence ATGGAATCAAAAATATTGAATAGCACGCGCCCAACATCAGCAACCTCGGAAATGGTGGACACCGTCGCCTACACGATGTCCCGTTTCCCAAAACTCACCGAAACCTTTATTTTGTACGAAATGATCGCGCTGGAAGAAGCGGGCGTTCGGGTGGAGCTGTTCCCGCTGCTCAAAGAAAATCAGGATGTGCACCATCAGGAAGTGGCAAAATGGATGGAGCGCGCCCATTTTTATCCGTTCATTTCCGGGAGAATTATCGCCGCAAATTTGCGCTATCTTATTAAAAAACCAATTACTTATCTTCGCACTATTTTTGAAGTACTGTTCGGAACCATCAGTAGTTTGAACTTTTTTTTCGGTGCGCTGGGCGTGCTGCCGAAATCGGTGTTGTTTGCGCAGGAAATGGAAAAATTGGGTGTGAAGCATTTGCACTGCCATTTTTGCACGCATCCGGCAATCGCCGGGCTTATCTTATTCCGGCTTGCCGGCATCCCCTTTTCGTTTACGGCGCACGGTTCGGATTTGCATGTGGATCAAACCATGCTCGGCAAAAAAATTGCGGCGGCAAAACGGGCAGTGACGATCTCGAATTTCAACAAAGAAGTGATGGTTTCTGCTTCCGGTGAATCGCTGCGCGATAAAATTGACGTGATCCACTGCGGTGTCGATCCCGATTTATTCCAGTGCCACGATCGCAATCGCGAACCCGGCGCACCGTTCCAGATTTTGTGCGTCGCTTCGTACGAGGAAGTGAAAGGGCACAAATTTTTGGTCGATGCCTGCAAAATATTGAACGATCGCGGTGTGCCGTTTCGCTGCCATTTGGTCGGATACGGTCCGCTGCGCGAACAGGTTGAGCAGCAAATTGGCGATCTCGGTTTATCGGAATATTTTGAAATTCATGGCGGATTGCCGCGCCACAAAGTATTGGAAATGCACGCGTTAGCCGACGTGCTCATTTTGCCGAGCGTGCCCACAAAAAGCGGCAAAAAAGAAGGCATTCCGGTGGTGTTGATGGAAGGTATGTCCAGCTGTTTGCCGGTGGTTTCCAGTAAAATTTCCGGCATCCCGGAGCTGGTGCAGGATGGCGTGAGCGGTATTTTGGTCGAACCGAAAAACGCCGCAGCCATCGCCGATGCGTTGCAACGGCTGCACGAGAACCCGGAGCTTCGCCAACAAATGGGCACCGCCGGACGCGAGTTTGTGCGCCGCGAGTTCGATCTCAAAAAAAATGCCCGGAAATTGTTCGGCGTGTTCCGCAAAGAGATTCTCGTATAA
- a CDS encoding ATP-dependent Clp protease proteolytic subunit, which translates to MNEDWLELSPKEKEEKEDKKDEKKPYSVDQKLMESRTITIYGGIDQKLAKDVCQRLLALAAESDEPIKLYLHSQGGHVESGDSIFDMIRFIKPEVKIIGTGWVASAGALIFASADKKNRFCMPNTRFLLHQPSGGVMGQATDIGIEAKEIVKMRRRLNEIFADATGQPIEQIEKQTDRNFWMTADEAVKYGLVTKIVKSADEVK; encoded by the coding sequence ATGAACGAAGACTGGCTCGAATTGTCCCCCAAAGAAAAGGAAGAAAAAGAAGATAAAAAAGACGAGAAAAAACCTTACAGTGTCGATCAAAAATTGATGGAAAGCCGTACGATTACGATTTATGGCGGCATCGACCAGAAATTGGCAAAAGATGTTTGCCAACGGTTGCTGGCGCTGGCTGCGGAATCGGACGAGCCCATCAAATTGTATCTGCACTCGCAGGGTGGTCATGTGGAATCTGGCGATTCGATTTTTGATATGATCCGTTTTATCAAGCCGGAAGTAAAAATTATCGGGACGGGTTGGGTTGCCAGTGCGGGTGCGCTGATTTTCGCATCTGCGGATAAAAAGAATCGCTTTTGCATGCCAAACACCAGATTTTTGCTGCACCAGCCGAGCGGTGGCGTGATGGGTCAGGCGACTGATATAGGTATTGAAGCGAAGGAAATTGTAAAAATGCGCCGCCGGTTGAATGAAATTTTTGCAGATGCCACCGGTCAACCCATCGAGCAAATCGAAAAACAAACCGACCGCAACTTTTGGATGACCGCCGACGAAGCTGTTAAATATGGCTTGGTTACCAAAATTGTCAAGTCTGCGGATGAAGTGAAATAA
- a CDS encoding aminotransferase class I and II, whose translation MRTQSAIEYITPLREGGSLPAVIRADDGQSYVMKFSGAGQGVKALISEIIAGEIARELGFRVPETVFISLDPAIGHTEPDAEIQDLLHASAGLNLGFQFLSHSSSFNLMVPPKPDTKFASDVVWFDAFVTNVDRTPRNVNMLIHNGDIWLIDHGAALYFQHNWQDHIKQSETAFPMVKDHVLLPLASQLDSSDAAIKQRLNSGVFEKIVALIPDEWLATDDKFDSPDAHRRAFVEFLTHRLEHSHIFVEAANSARSNHI comes from the coding sequence ATCAGAACACAATCTGCCATTGAATACATCACGCCGTTGCGCGAAGGCGGTTCGCTGCCAGCCGTTATCCGCGCGGATGACGGACAATCGTATGTCATGAAATTTAGCGGCGCCGGTCAGGGTGTGAAGGCGCTCATCTCCGAAATTATCGCCGGAGAAATTGCCCGCGAGTTGGGTTTCAGGGTGCCCGAAACGGTATTTATTTCGCTCGATCCGGCGATCGGGCACACCGAACCGGACGCGGAAATTCAGGATTTGCTGCACGCCAGCGCCGGGCTGAATCTGGGGTTCCAATTTCTCAGCCACTCGTCCAGTTTCAATTTGATGGTACCGCCAAAACCGGATACCAAATTTGCCTCGGACGTGGTCTGGTTCGATGCATTCGTCACGAATGTGGATCGCACACCGCGCAATGTGAACATGCTCATTCACAACGGCGACATCTGGCTGATCGATCACGGTGCAGCGCTGTATTTTCAGCACAATTGGCAGGATCACATCAAACAGAGCGAAACAGCGTTCCCGATGGTGAAGGATCATGTATTGCTGCCGCTGGCATCGCAACTGGACAGCAGCGATGCCGCCATCAAACAGCGGTTGAACAGCGGCGTTTTCGAAAAAATTGTCGCTCTGATTCCCGATGAATGGCTGGCAACCGACGATAAATTTGATTCGCCGGATGCGCATCGCCGGGCATTTGTGGAATTTCTGACGCACCGGCTGGAGCATTCGCATATATTTGTGGAGGCGGCCAACAGTGCCCGATCCAATCACATTTGA
- a CDS encoding DUF3037 domain-containing protein, whose product MPDPITFEYAVLRLVPRVEREEFLNVGVIVFCKRGDFLRARIDVQPERLHAFAPDADEMMIRNQLNAFTNICEGTPESGYFANLSKSERFNWLAAPSSTIIQTSKVHSGICNRPLPEILDELFSFFVK is encoded by the coding sequence GTGCCCGATCCAATCACATTTGAATACGCGGTTTTGCGGCTCGTTCCACGGGTTGAGCGGGAGGAATTTCTCAACGTCGGGGTGATCGTTTTTTGCAAACGGGGTGATTTTCTCCGCGCCAGAATCGATGTGCAACCGGAACGTCTACACGCTTTTGCGCCGGACGCGGATGAAATGATGATCCGCAATCAGCTCAACGCTTTCACCAATATTTGCGAGGGCACGCCCGAGTCCGGTTATTTTGCGAATTTGAGTAAATCAGAACGATTCAACTGGCTGGCTGCGCCGAGCAGCACGATTATCCAGACATCCAAAGTGCACAGCGGCATCTGCAATCGTCCGCTGCCGGAAATTCTGGATGAACTGTTTTCGTTTTTTGTGAAATGA
- a CDS encoding polysaccharide deacetylase family protein, with amino-acid sequence MKIISRNILFFLGLAGLFFTSVFGQSGRVVAITIDDLPVVSRHFKDIESWQTVTSKIIKHLKAEQVPGIGFVNENKLYRDDILDEQRLNLLQQWLDNGLELGNHTFSHRSLHNISVEEYSADVLKGETHLKPMIEKNGGKLEFFRHPYLQTGRTLEIKAQLDSFLTAHNYRIAPVSMDNSEWTYAFAYDQAESQNDTEMMQRIGDAYLEYMTAVFAYFEQQSVALLGYELKQILLIHANRLNADYLGKLLKILKERGYKFIALNEALSDPAYQKKDTFTGNSGITWLHRWALGEGKKGDFFKGEPEVTDFVQAYFDQHIR; translated from the coding sequence ATGAAAATTATCAGCCGCAATATATTATTTTTTCTCGGCTTAGCCGGACTATTTTTCACTTCCGTTTTCGGGCAATCCGGTCGCGTTGTCGCAATAACCATCGATGATTTGCCGGTGGTTTCCCGCCATTTTAAAGATATCGAATCGTGGCAAACAGTAACATCCAAAATCATCAAACATTTGAAAGCGGAGCAAGTGCCGGGCATCGGATTTGTGAACGAAAACAAATTGTATCGCGATGACATATTGGACGAGCAGCGCCTCAACCTGCTCCAGCAATGGCTGGATAACGGGTTGGAATTGGGCAATCACACGTTTTCGCACCGCTCGTTGCACAACATTTCGGTCGAAGAATATTCCGCAGATGTGCTGAAGGGCGAAACGCACCTCAAACCGATGATCGAAAAAAACGGCGGCAAGCTCGAATTTTTCCGCCATCCGTATTTGCAAACCGGACGGACGCTGGAAATCAAAGCGCAGCTCGATTCATTTTTGACAGCGCACAACTACCGCATCGCGCCGGTTTCGATGGACAATTCGGAATGGACATACGCGTTTGCGTACGATCAGGCTGAAAGCCAAAATGACACGGAAATGATGCAACGCATCGGCGATGCATATCTCGAATACATGACCGCGGTTTTCGCCTATTTTGAGCAGCAATCCGTTGCGCTGCTCGGTTACGAATTGAAGCAAATTTTGTTGATTCACGCCAACCGGCTCAATGCGGATTATCTCGGTAAACTATTGAAAATATTGAAAGAACGTGGTTACAAATTCATCGCGTTAAACGAAGCATTGAGCGATCCTGCCTATCAAAAAAAGGATACATTTACCGGCAATTCCGGCATTACCTGGCTGCACCGCTGGGCATTGGGCGAAGGCAAAAAAGGCGATTTTTTCAAAGGTGAGCCGGAAGTGACGGATTTTGTGCAAGCCTATTTTGACCAACACATCCGATAA
- the kynU gene encoding kynureninase, which produces MTFHATKAFARSLDASDPLRDFRNKFHLPLQKNGEPHIYFCGNSLGLQPKSVRKYVEQELADWENLGVEGHFHAKNPWLSYHSYLTDATTRLVGALPHEVVAMNSLTVNLHLLMVSFFKPLPHRFKILIEANAFPSDQYAVQSQLKFHHIDPADGLLTLPLRHDESTHRTDDILQFLESYGEEIALVLLGGVNYYSGQAFDIAKITAAARSHGCIVGWDLAHAAGNLPLNLHDWGVDFAAWCSYKYLNSGPGGISGVFVHDRHAENFRLQRFAGWWGNDQETRFLMKPRFQPTVGAEGWQLSNPPILPLAALRASLEIFDDAGMDRLRQKSELLTAYLQFLLDDIRDERLQIITPRDPEQRGCQLSIVLRENGKQAFEALSNAGVICDWREPDVIRVAPVPLYNSFEEVYHFYEILRNYLK; this is translated from the coding sequence ATGACCTTTCACGCGACAAAAGCATTTGCCCGATCGCTCGACGCCAGCGATCCGCTGCGGGATTTCCGCAACAAATTCCATCTCCCGTTGCAAAAAAACGGTGAGCCACACATTTATTTTTGCGGCAATTCGCTCGGTTTGCAGCCGAAATCCGTGCGCAAATATGTCGAGCAGGAGCTGGCGGATTGGGAAAATTTGGGTGTGGAAGGTCATTTTCACGCCAAAAATCCGTGGTTGTCCTATCACAGCTATCTGACGGATGCAACAACCCGGCTGGTCGGCGCGCTGCCGCACGAAGTGGTTGCGATGAACAGCCTCACCGTCAATTTGCATTTGCTGATGGTCTCGTTTTTTAAACCGCTGCCGCATCGATTCAAAATTCTCATCGAAGCGAACGCGTTTCCGTCCGATCAGTACGCGGTGCAATCGCAGCTTAAATTTCATCACATTGATCCGGCGGACGGATTGCTGACCCTGCCGCTTCGTCACGACGAATCGACCCACCGAACCGACGATATTTTGCAATTTCTGGAATCATACGGTGAAGAAATCGCCCTCGTTTTGCTCGGCGGCGTCAATTATTATTCCGGTCAGGCGTTCGATATCGCCAAAATTACGGCGGCAGCGCGATCACACGGTTGCATTGTCGGGTGGGATTTGGCGCATGCAGCGGGCAATTTACCGCTGAATTTACACGATTGGGGCGTGGATTTTGCGGCATGGTGCTCGTATAAATACCTCAATTCCGGTCCCGGCGGGATTTCCGGCGTTTTTGTGCACGACAGGCATGCCGAAAATTTCCGGCTGCAACGATTTGCCGGCTGGTGGGGCAACGATCAGGAAACCCGTTTTTTGATGAAACCGCGATTTCAGCCGACGGTTGGCGCGGAAGGTTGGCAACTGAGCAATCCGCCGATTTTGCCACTGGCGGCGCTGCGGGCATCGCTGGAAATTTTTGACGATGCAGGAATGGATCGCCTTCGCCAAAAAAGCGAATTGCTGACGGCGTATCTGCAATTTTTGCTCGATGACATCCGCGATGAGCGGCTGCAGATCATCACGCCACGCGATCCGGAACAGCGCGGCTGCCAACTCTCAATTGTGTTGCGGGAAAACGGCAAACAGGCGTTCGAGGCGCTCAGCAACGCAGGTGTCATTTGCGATTGGCGGGAGCCGGATGTCATTCGCGTCGCGCCGGTGCCGCTGTATAATTCATTTGAAGAGGTGTATCATTTTTACGAAATTTTACGGAATTATTTGAAATAA
- a CDS encoding FAD-dependent monooxygenase, translating into MKTKEITIVGAGLAGSLLAIYLAKRDFRVNVFERRPDMRKAEISAGRSINLALSTRGIHALREVGVLDTIIRDAIPMRGRMIHSPEGELSFQPYGKNETEVINSISRGGLNCTLMDAAEATGKVQFFFNKRCKKVNLPDGTLLFVDETDGSQQRIESAVTFGCDGAYSAVRWEMMKSGRFNFSQDYLDHGYKELTIPPLPDGNFQMEKHALHIWPRGSYMLIALPNPDGSFTCTLFLPFDGSNSFAKLDSQVNVAAFFNTHFRDTLPMMPSLIDDFFSNPTGGLVTIRAFPWFVNDKFLLLGDAAHAIVPFYGQGMNCAFEDCTELNQCIESHGDDWAAVFETFQQRRKTNADAIAQLALDNFIEMRDKVADPVFLMKKKLEVMLEREFPGEFLSTYARVTFQRRPYREALEIGQVQDRVLMNICQSHKSLEKLDLQSIFNRIKISQ; encoded by the coding sequence ATGAAAACAAAAGAAATAACGATTGTTGGCGCGGGGCTGGCAGGATCGCTGCTGGCGATTTATCTGGCAAAACGTGACTTTCGGGTGAACGTGTTCGAACGCCGGCCGGACATGCGCAAAGCGGAAATCAGCGCGGGAAGATCGATCAACCTGGCGCTCTCCACTCGCGGCATTCATGCGTTGCGGGAAGTTGGTGTGCTGGATACCATTATTCGCGATGCCATTCCGATGCGCGGACGGATGATCCATTCCCCGGAAGGCGAACTCTCCTTTCAACCCTATGGCAAAAATGAAACGGAAGTGATCAACTCCATCTCTCGCGGCGGGCTGAATTGCACGTTGATGGACGCCGCAGAAGCTACCGGAAAGGTGCAATTTTTCTTCAACAAACGCTGCAAAAAGGTAAATTTACCCGACGGAACCCTGCTTTTTGTCGATGAAACCGACGGATCGCAGCAGCGGATCGAGTCCGCGGTAACCTTCGGTTGCGACGGTGCATATTCCGCCGTTCGTTGGGAAATGATGAAATCCGGGCGATTCAATTTTTCGCAGGATTATCTCGATCACGGCTACAAAGAGCTGACCATTCCGCCGCTCCCGGACGGCAATTTCCAGATGGAAAAACATGCGCTGCACATTTGGCCGCGCGGCAGCTACATGCTCATTGCGCTGCCAAATCCCGATGGAAGTTTTACCTGCACGCTGTTTCTCCCGTTTGATGGCAGCAACAGTTTCGCCAAACTGGATTCGCAGGTAAATGTAGCGGCGTTTTTCAACACCCATTTTCGCGACACCTTGCCGATGATGCCATCGCTGATCGATGATTTTTTCAGCAATCCAACCGGCGGACTGGTGACGATTCGCGCGTTTCCGTGGTTTGTGAACGACAAATTTTTGCTGCTCGGCGATGCAGCGCACGCCATTGTGCCGTTTTACGGACAGGGCATGAATTGCGCGTTTGAAGATTGCACGGAATTAAATCAGTGCATCGAATCGCATGGCGATGATTGGGCTGCGGTGTTCGAGACATTTCAGCAGCGCCGCAAAACCAACGCAGACGCGATTGCCCAACTGGCGCTGGATAATTTTATCGAAATGCGCGACAAAGTAGCAGATCCGGTTTTTCTGATGAAAAAGAAATTGGAAGTAATGCTGGAGCGCGAGTTTCCCGGCGAATTTTTGTCCACCTATGCGCGGGTGACATTTCAGCGCCGCCCGTATCGCGAAGCGCTGGAAATCGGACAAGTTCAGGATCGAGTGCTGATGAATATTTGTCAAAGCCACAAATCGCTGGAAAAGCTGGATTTACAATCGATTTTTAACCGGATAAAAATTTCGCAATGA
- a CDS encoding DNA-3-methyladenine glycosylase, with the protein MIALPQQFYAQDTITVAKQLLGKLLVRHLNGEVLAAKIVETEAYIGEDDPACHAARGRTPRTEIMYGPPGFAYIYFIYGMYFCLNAVTEAEGFPAAVLIRAAEPVGGLEQMRRLRRVKNDLQLANGPGKLCQAFDLNRDLNGAPLTQPPLYIADSPTVPSDEIVATSRVGISAGKSHLWRFLIKNNRFASHPNHR; encoded by the coding sequence ATGATAGCGCTCCCGCAACAATTTTATGCGCAGGATACGATAACCGTCGCGAAACAATTGCTCGGAAAATTGCTGGTGCGGCATTTGAACGGCGAAGTTCTCGCCGCAAAAATTGTTGAAACCGAGGCATATATCGGCGAAGATGACCCCGCCTGTCACGCTGCCCGCGGGCGCACGCCGCGCACCGAAATAATGTATGGCCCACCGGGATTTGCCTACATTTATTTTATCTACGGCATGTATTTTTGCCTGAATGCGGTCACTGAGGCGGAAGGTTTTCCGGCAGCGGTGCTCATTCGTGCAGCGGAACCGGTTGGCGGGCTTGAACAAATGCGGCGACTTCGCAGGGTAAAAAATGATCTGCAATTGGCAAATGGCCCGGGAAAATTGTGTCAGGCGTTTGATCTGAACCGGGATTTGAACGGCGCTCCCCTAACGCAACCGCCGCTTTATATCGCCGATTCACCGACGGTTCCGTCAGACGAAATTGTGGCAACTTCGCGGGTTGGCATCAGCGCTGGCAAGTCTCATTTGTGGCGTTTTTTGATCAAAAACAACCGTTTTGCGTCACATCCGAATCATCGTTAA
- the rny gene encoding ribonuclease Y, with the protein MDIISISIGLLVGLILGAIIFKVIQQQKLKNAQNSAEEIIESAKKEAQRIEKEASIQARETIQRERQQMQRQLKQRESDISRNEERIRKRDKELNRQENSFAERENVLKKRQSQLDQYQNKLTDREKEIESQIELQIKKLEEVSSYNREEAKRELKHLMIDKAKSEVAQTLVEMRNEVTDRSKWEAKEIMAHAIERMATDYTMESTLVSVSLPSDNWKGLIIGREGRNIKAFESETGVKVIVDDTPETVVMSSFDPIKREVARLAMESLIQKKNIHPKAIEQEVARAQKIVDESIKQAAEETIKELNLRNIHPDLKTYIGRLRYRTSYGQNILQHSKEVAWLAGNMAAELGLNVQLARRAGLLHDIGKAESNDSEGSHVTIGVEITKRFREHPVVINAVLAHHEEAEPISPISVLVTAADRISGARPGARRESLEAYTERITQLEDLANSFEGVAKTYALSAGREIRVIVLPEKLTDQESELLSADIAQKIKDNMEYPGQIKVTIIRHLAAYSTTDDFMSDDNGNNSNNNNNNNNNNRHQKSRRNRGNPNANRSDNVSAN; encoded by the coding sequence ATGGATATCATATCAATATCAATCGGACTTTTGGTTGGACTAATTCTTGGAGCAATAATATTTAAGGTCATTCAACAACAAAAATTAAAAAATGCCCAAAATTCAGCAGAAGAGATTATTGAATCCGCCAAAAAAGAAGCACAGCGCATCGAAAAAGAAGCCAGTATTCAAGCGAGGGAAACCATTCAGCGCGAACGCCAGCAAATGCAGCGTCAATTAAAACAGCGCGAATCCGATATTTCCCGCAACGAAGAGCGCATCCGCAAACGCGATAAAGAGTTGAATCGTCAGGAAAACAGCTTTGCAGAACGCGAAAATGTGCTGAAAAAGCGCCAGAGCCAGCTCGATCAATATCAGAACAAATTGACCGATCGTGAAAAAGAAATTGAATCGCAAATCGAGCTGCAAATCAAAAAGCTGGAAGAAGTGAGCAGCTACAATCGCGAAGAAGCCAAACGCGAGCTCAAACATTTGATGATCGATAAAGCGAAATCGGAAGTGGCGCAAACGCTGGTAGAAATGCGCAACGAAGTTACCGACCGCTCGAAATGGGAAGCGAAAGAAATTATGGCGCACGCCATCGAACGGATGGCAACGGATTACACGATGGAATCGACCCTCGTTTCTGTGTCGCTGCCCAGCGATAATTGGAAAGGGTTGATTATCGGGCGCGAAGGTCGCAACATCAAAGCATTTGAATCAGAAACCGGTGTAAAAGTAATTGTGGATGACACGCCGGAAACGGTGGTGATGTCCAGTTTCGACCCGATCAAACGGGAAGTGGCGCGGTTGGCGATGGAATCGTTGATCCAGAAGAAAAATATCCACCCCAAAGCGATTGAACAAGAAGTTGCCAGAGCCCAGAAAATTGTTGATGAAAGCATCAAACAAGCTGCCGAAGAAACGATTAAAGAGCTGAATTTGCGCAACATTCACCCGGATTTGAAAACCTACATCGGACGGTTGAGATACCGCACCAGCTACGGACAGAATATTCTCCAACACTCCAAAGAAGTGGCATGGCTGGCCGGAAATATGGCTGCAGAACTGGGCTTGAACGTTCAGCTTGCCCGTCGCGCCGGACTGCTGCACGATATCGGCAAAGCGGAAAGCAACGATTCCGAAGGTAGCCACGTGACTATCGGTGTGGAAATTACCAAACGATTCCGGGAGCATCCGGTGGTGATCAACGCAGTGCTGGCACACCACGAAGAAGCGGAACCGATTTCGCCGATTTCAGTGCTGGTTACCGCGGCAGACCGCATCAGCGGCGCACGTCCCGGTGCAAGACGGGAATCGCTGGAAGCCTACACCGAGCGAATTACTCAATTGGAAGATCTGGCGAATTCGTTCGAAGGCGTTGCCAAAACATACGCACTTTCCGCCGGTCGCGAAATTCGCGTGATTGTTTTGCCGGAAAAGCTGACCGATCAGGAATCCGAACTGCTTTCTGCGGATATTGCCCAAAAAATTAAGGATAATATGGAATATCCCGGGCAAATTAAGGTGACAATCATCCGGCATCTCGCGGCTTACAGCACAACCGATGATTTTATGTCTGATGATAACGGAAATAATTCGAACAATAACAACAACAACAATAATAATAACCGGCATCAGAAATCCCGCAGAAATCGCGGGAACCCGAACGCCAATCGTTCGGATAACGTCTCGGCAAATTGA